One Epinephelus moara isolate mb chromosome 20, YSFRI_EMoa_1.0, whole genome shotgun sequence genomic window carries:
- the LOC126408269 gene encoding histone H2B 1/2, giving the protein MGIMNSFVSDIFERIAGEASRLAHYNKRSTITSREIQTAVRLLLPGELAKHAVSEGTKAVTKYTSSK; this is encoded by the coding sequence ATGGGCATCATGAACTCGTTTGTGAGCGACATCTTTGAGCGCATCGCCGGTGAGGCCTCCCGTCTGGCTCACTACAACAAGCGCTCCACCATCACTAGCAGAGAGATCCAGACCGCCGTCCGCCTGCTGCTGCCCGGTGAGCTGGCCAAGCACGCTGTGTCTGAGGGCACCAAGGCCGTCACCAAGTACACCAGCTCCAAGTAA